GCAAAGGGTGACTAAAGCACCCGAAGGACGCAGAATGCTCAGAGTTGAGGCGCGCAACTCGCAGACCCCCATCGAGAGCAAACCACGTTGGATCCGCACCGCTGTAAAAACTGGCCCTGAATATCAGGACATGAAAAAGAAGGTGTCTGGCGCAAGCCTGCACACCGTATGCCAAGAAGCCGGCTGCCCTAATATCCACGAATGCTGGGAGTCGCGTGAGGCTACCTTCTTGATTGGTGGAGCTAACTGCTCGCGCCGTTGCGATTTCTGTCAGATTAATTCTGCTAAGCCCGAACCGCTCGATCGCGATGAGCCACGTCGTGTCGCAGAATCGGTACGCGAAATGCAGCTGAATTACTCGACCATTACTGGTGTGACCCGTGACGATCTTGAAGATGAAGGCGCTTGGCTATATGCAGAAGTTGTTCGCAAGATTCATGAGCTCAATCCCCACACCGGCGTAGAAAACCTCACCCCTGATTTCTCCGGCAAACCTGACTTGTTGCAGGAGGTTTTCGAGGCTCGTCCCGAAGTTTTTGCGCACAACCTCGAAACGGTTCCTCGCATCTTCAAACGGATTCGTCCCGCATTCCGCTACGAGCGTTCCTTGGACGTAATCCGCCAAGCTCGCGATTTTGGATTAGTTACCAAATCCAACCTGATCTTGGGTATGGGTGAAACTGTCGACGAAATCCGTGATGCATTGGTTGATCTACACTCGGCAGGTTGCGACATCATCACGATTACCCAGTATCTTCGCCCTGGTCCGATGTACCATCCCATCGACCGTTGGGTAAAACCTGAGGAATTTATCGATCACGCCGAATTTGCGCGTGAACTTGGATTTGGTGCTGTTATGTCGGGGCCATTGGTGCGTTCTTCCTATCGTGCCGGAAAGCTTTATTCCGAGGCTCTCGCGGCTCGCGGTGAGTCCTTGCCAGAAAACTTGGCTCATTTAGCCACGACTGCCGATGGCAGTACTGCACAAGAAGCAAATACCTTGTTGGAAAAGTACGGTCCTTCCCAAGACACCCCTGTGGTGTCGTCGAAGGCTTAAGACAGTTATAAGGGCGAGGCCGGTGAGTTATTTAAATAATCCCCACTCGCCCCGCTAAGGTGGTATGCATGGCTGACGTGAACAAGCAGGCCGCAAAGGCCGCAAAGAAGGAGCAACGCGCCGCTAAGCGTGCTCAACGTCGCCAGAACTGGGCACAGATCTGGCAGGCGTTTAATATCCAACGCAAGCAGGATAAAGCGCTGATCCCGATTATGCTTGCTGCCTTCTTGGGCACCGGCTTGGCTTTCTTCCTCATCGGTTTGTTGTGGAACGGCCAGTGGTTCATGCTG
The sequence above is drawn from the Corynebacterium rouxii genome and encodes:
- a CDS encoding lipoyl synthase gives rise to the protein MTKAPEGRRMLRVEARNSQTPIESKPRWIRTAVKTGPEYQDMKKKVSGASLHTVCQEAGCPNIHECWESREATFLIGGANCSRRCDFCQINSAKPEPLDRDEPRRVAESVREMQLNYSTITGVTRDDLEDEGAWLYAEVVRKIHELNPHTGVENLTPDFSGKPDLLQEVFEARPEVFAHNLETVPRIFKRIRPAFRYERSLDVIRQARDFGLVTKSNLILGMGETVDEIRDALVDLHSAGCDIITITQYLRPGPMYHPIDRWVKPEEFIDHAEFARELGFGAVMSGPLVRSSYRAGKLYSEALAARGESLPENLAHLATTADGSTAQEANTLLEKYGPSQDTPVVSSKA